Proteins encoded together in one bacterium HR17 window:
- the nrfB gene encoding Cytochrome c-type protein NrfB, translated as MLKWQTVTTVTLLLWALVLVAGKEKPQPAPFPLNLFAQAKPEDFIGEKECVQCHRPQAQTFAASPHALYVRNPRLPRDKQGCEACHGPGEIHLEEVKDTTRVVSFTKAKPKEIALACLRCHADTMRLAQWQRTVHAQADVSCAECHQIHRGEGQGMAGKGTSDGAPLRQLFATAPEPKALLKAGEVTVCGRCHQREVSEFRLNFHHPLPEGRMVCSDCHDIHPSKATRKKVSAVKEMCVTCHAEKVGPFAFEHDPVAGWTGEGCTECHRPHGSPNPHLLNAFSRGLCNQCHTDKGNDHYPGRSCWEAGCHAAVHGSNSDLLLRQP; from the coding sequence ATGTTGAAGTGGCAAACGGTCACAACGGTAACGCTGCTTTTATGGGCACTCGTTCTCGTCGCCGGCAAGGAAAAACCCCAACCGGCTCCTTTCCCCCTCAACCTCTTCGCCCAAGCAAAACCCGAAGACTTCATCGGCGAAAAAGAATGTGTCCAATGTCACAGACCGCAGGCACAAACTTTCGCCGCTTCCCCCCACGCCCTCTATGTCCGCAACCCTCGTCTTCCCCGTGACAAACAAGGCTGCGAAGCCTGTCACGGTCCAGGCGAAATCCATCTGGAAGAGGTCAAAGACACCACGAGGGTCGTTAGTTTCACCAAAGCCAAGCCAAAAGAAATTGCCCTTGCCTGCCTGCGATGCCACGCCGACACGATGCGCCTCGCTCAATGGCAGCGCACCGTTCATGCGCAAGCTGATGTATCTTGCGCCGAGTGTCACCAAATTCATCGGGGCGAGGGGCAAGGGATGGCAGGGAAGGGAACGAGCGACGGGGCGCCGTTGAGGCAACTTTTTGCGACTGCTCCCGAACCGAAGGCGCTGCTAAAGGCTGGTGAGGTAACGGTTTGCGGGCGCTGCCATCAACGGGAAGTCAGCGAATTTCGCCTCAACTTTCACCATCCCCTTCCCGAAGGGCGAATGGTCTGCAGCGATTGTCACGATATCCATCCCAGCAAAGCGACCCGCAAAAAGGTCTCCGCCGTCAAGGAGATGTGCGTCACCTGCCACGCTGAAAAAGTCGGTCCTTTTGCGTTTGAGCACGACCCCGTTGCAGGTTGGACGGGAGAAGGGTGCACCGAATGCCATCGCCCGCACGGCTCTCCCAACCCGCACCTTTTGAACGCCTTTTCGCGCGGCTTGTGCAACCAGTGCCACACCGACAAGGGCAACGACCACTACCCTGGGCGAAGTTGCTGGGAGGCAGGTTGCCATGCAGCGGTGCACGGGTCCAACAGCGATCTCTTGCTGCGACAGCCATGA
- the mftC gene encoding Putative mycofactocin radical SAM maturase MftC → MNFNQRPFTVIWETTRACDLVCLHCRADAVPDRHPFELTTQEAFRLVDMLKEFGQPYPLLILTGGDPMKRPDIFDIVAYATQQGIRVAMTPSATPLVTRDAVRRLAEAGLVRLALSLDGSTPEVHDGFRGVQGSFAHTVRILNWCREFGVEAQIHTTVTRHSLADLPVIADMIAEWDIKLWALFFLIAVGRAARPEMRRLNISPYDFERVFHWMYDLSKSAPYDITPREGYHYRRVMLQRRAQELGVPVEALLRQTTEKNLRPTDLVPASQRPKIVRAPMGVNDGKGVVFVSHVGVVQPSGFLPLGVGSVRQKPLAEIYRTAPLLRQLRNPDLLKGKCGVCEFRHICGGSRARAYAVTGDYLRSDPYCIYRPKAFQKPHPATALCG, encoded by the coding sequence ATGAACTTCAACCAGCGTCCGTTTACGGTCATTTGGGAGACGACCCGCGCCTGCGATTTGGTGTGCCTACATTGTCGTGCCGACGCCGTTCCCGACCGTCACCCCTTTGAGTTGACGACACAGGAAGCGTTTCGGTTGGTGGACATGCTCAAAGAGTTCGGACAACCTTACCCGTTGCTAATTTTGACAGGCGGTGACCCGATGAAACGCCCTGACATCTTTGACATCGTGGCGTATGCGACGCAACAAGGCATCCGCGTCGCGATGACGCCTTCTGCGACCCCGTTGGTCACCCGTGACGCAGTGCGGCGGTTGGCGGAAGCCGGCTTGGTGCGGTTGGCGTTGAGCCTTGACGGCAGCACACCCGAAGTGCACGACGGTTTTCGGGGCGTTCAAGGGTCGTTCGCCCACACCGTGCGCATTTTGAATTGGTGTCGGGAATTCGGTGTTGAGGCGCAAATCCACACGACTGTGACCCGCCACAGTTTGGCGGACTTACCCGTCATCGCCGACATGATCGCTGAATGGGACATCAAACTGTGGGCGCTCTTTTTCCTCATCGCCGTCGGGCGCGCTGCCCGCCCTGAGATGCGTCGCCTGAACATTTCACCCTACGACTTTGAGCGTGTCTTTCACTGGATGTATGACCTGAGCAAATCCGCTCCTTACGACATCACGCCCCGCGAAGGTTACCACTATCGGCGCGTCATGCTGCAGCGGCGAGCCCAGGAGTTGGGCGTTCCCGTTGAAGCGTTGTTGCGACAAACGACCGAGAAAAACTTGCGTCCGACCGACCTTGTGCCAGCCTCGCAGCGCCCTAAAATCGTCCGCGCACCGATGGGTGTCAACGACGGTAAAGGTGTCGTCTTCGTTTCCCATGTCGGTGTCGTGCAGCCCAGCGGTTTTCTGCCGTTGGGGGTCGGCAGCGTTCGCCAAAAACCGTTGGCAGAAATTTACCGCACCGCACCGTTGCTGCGCCAACTGCGCAACCCCGATTTGCTCAAGGGCAAATGCGGTGTCTGTGAATTTCGGCACATTTGCGGGGGCAGCCGTGCCCGCGCTTACGCTGTCACGGGCGATTACCTACGCAGCGATCCCTACTGTATCTACCGCCCCAAAGCGTTCCAAAAGCCACACCCCGCAACGGCGCTGTGCGGGTGA
- the devS gene encoding Redox sensor histidine kinase response regulator DevS: MAPNQMAKLLQSGVLLRFDLTVNELLQRIVETARHVIGAQYAALAVLDDEGGIAHFVYAGLSKEDADRIGELPKGRGVLGLIIHEGKVLRLRDVRQHPKAWGFPPHHPIMRSFLGVPIFVNGKPYGRLYMTEKQGGKTFTKRDEELAKLLAAQAGAAIERAMLTERVRQAERLKRLNELLSTLNRLTDEQAILAAILAGVQKALPFAEASLCLYRAADDTFSGCVATPSGRLSQLHERWRRRPIAATRTPFLPCVRERRSVRVNDLVTPRTPFERWLQRKGFRSFIGTPISVDGEVLGLLFVAADYANAFSDDDHAFLSAVAEHAAATLKNARLLTQLQEKERVRGLLLNKVVTAQEEERRRIAHELHDQTGQLLTALLIQLQLLERELRDERRRERVSNLRRLADSIAQNLHHIAWELRPPSLDELGLTAALERMVSDWSERFQIPCDLVLDSEGDLSVSPEIAIGIYRIVQEALTNVAKHAKATRAKVTLQRADRVLRVVVEDNGVGFDPSAILRHPDETKRLGLVGMMERAAMLSGRLTVDSHPKRGTKVVLEVPLTTIPVRDDRQGGVADAPSQQRPVATA; this comes from the coding sequence ATGGCGCCAAACCAAATGGCGAAGTTGCTGCAATCGGGCGTCTTGCTGCGGTTTGATTTGACCGTCAACGAGTTGCTGCAACGCATCGTGGAGACAGCGCGCCATGTCATCGGTGCTCAATACGCCGCACTGGCGGTGCTGGACGACGAAGGAGGTATCGCTCACTTTGTCTATGCGGGGCTGAGCAAGGAAGATGCCGACCGTATCGGCGAACTGCCCAAAGGGCGAGGCGTTTTGGGGCTCATCATCCACGAGGGCAAAGTGCTGCGGTTACGCGATGTCCGTCAACACCCCAAAGCGTGGGGTTTTCCGCCCCACCACCCGATCATGCGGTCGTTTTTGGGTGTGCCCATCTTCGTCAACGGCAAACCTTACGGACGCCTTTACATGACGGAGAAGCAGGGCGGAAAAACTTTCACCAAGCGGGACGAGGAATTGGCGAAGCTGCTGGCGGCACAAGCAGGGGCAGCGATTGAACGGGCGATGCTCACCGAACGGGTTCGCCAAGCGGAACGGCTGAAGAGGCTCAACGAACTGCTCAGCACTCTGAACCGCTTGACGGATGAGCAGGCGATTTTAGCAGCGATTTTAGCGGGCGTGCAAAAGGCGTTGCCGTTCGCTGAGGCGTCCCTTTGCCTTTACCGCGCAGCCGATGACACTTTCAGCGGTTGCGTCGCTACGCCCAGCGGACGGCTGAGCCAGTTGCACGAACGCTGGCGGCGTCGCCCTATCGCCGCGACACGGACGCCCTTTTTGCCCTGCGTGCGGGAGCGGCGGTCGGTGCGCGTGAACGATTTGGTCACACCCCGAACGCCTTTTGAGCGCTGGTTGCAGCGCAAAGGGTTCCGCAGTTTCATCGGCACGCCCATTAGCGTGGACGGCGAAGTGTTAGGGCTGCTGTTTGTCGCTGCCGACTATGCGAATGCGTTCAGCGACGACGACCACGCTTTTTTGAGCGCTGTCGCCGAGCACGCCGCAGCGACGCTGAAAAACGCACGGCTGCTAACGCAACTGCAGGAAAAGGAGCGGGTGCGAGGGTTGCTGCTCAACAAGGTCGTGACAGCGCAAGAGGAAGAGCGCCGTCGCATCGCCCACGAACTGCACGACCAAACGGGACAGTTGCTGACGGCGCTGCTCATTCAGTTGCAACTGTTGGAGCGCGAACTGCGAGACGAACGCCGCCGAGAACGGGTGAGCAATCTGCGCCGGTTAGCTGACAGCATCGCCCAAAACCTGCACCACATCGCGTGGGAGTTGCGTCCGCCGTCGCTGGACGAACTGGGGTTGACGGCAGCGCTGGAACGCATGGTCAGCGATTGGTCGGAGCGCTTTCAAATCCCGTGCGATTTGGTGCTGGACAGCGAGGGCGATTTAAGCGTGTCGCCTGAGATCGCCATCGGTATCTACCGCATCGTCCAAGAGGCACTGACAAATGTTGCTAAGCACGCCAAAGCCACACGGGCAAAAGTGACGCTGCAACGGGCTGACCGCGTGTTGCGTGTCGTCGTGGAAGACAACGGCGTCGGGTTTGACCCGTCAGCCATCTTGCGCCATCCCGACGAGACGAAACGGTTGGGCTTGGTCGGGATGATGGAGCGGGCGGCGATGTTGTCGGGACGCCTAACCGTGGACTCGCACCCCAAACGCGGCACGAAAGTCGTCTTGGAAGTGCCGTTGACGACGATACCGGTGCGGGACGATAGGCAAGGGGGTGTCGCTGATGCGCCGAGCCAACAACGCCCTGTCGCAACCGCTTGA
- the pcrA_1 gene encoding ATP-dependent DNA helicase PcrA: protein MDVLERLLSELDEQQREAVAAPDGPIMVFAGAGSGKTRVLTYRIAYLLLARRVPAHRIFAVTFTNKAADEIRQRLEGLVGHAVEAMWLGTFHAACARMLRQHGLTVGLPANFIIYDEDDQRNLLKAIARDLNLDTDRYPVSAIHAAISDAKTAMVTPEELAEIAETPFQEVVARVYRRYQDALRQAKAVDFDDLLWLALKMLQGHPSVADYYQTRFLHVLVDEYQDVNRIQHELTLLLAAKHRNLFVIGDDDQNIFSWRGSDVRLMLELPKRFPDLRVFTLERNYRSTQLILDTAWHVIRRNRYRHEKRLRAVRAGGEPVILFRAQDDHEEAAFVASVVTGWVREGKYRYGDFAVIYRVNAQSRPFEETFIRWGIPYRVVGALRFYERREIKDIIAYLRLIVNPADEVSLQRVINLPPRGIGERTVERLRAFAAQTRTPVLEVVWSGEALAQLDARARTAVKAFGDLLRTLQTQAQTLTLPQLIEHIVNAIGYADYIAKTEDRLRGQERMENLAQLVAAAERQFGAGPAAQTLPLFLEQLALLSPQDETDWHSESVTLITAHSAKGLEFPVVFIVGLEEGLFPHARSVDDAWQLEEERRLFYVALTRAKDYAFLTYAQRRGWLTGKWGETRYAPTDPSRFWDELPQSLVDEWRGVPTPQGFLRMEAPTPTGIRSETDVRQLARAVAQRSAAAPSTPAVIGNIRKRLSPDEVRVGMRVRHQKFGDGKIVALDDDGIVVVQFDDATVGKKRLALAYAPLEPLR, encoded by the coding sequence ATGGATGTATTGGAGCGATTGTTGAGCGAACTGGACGAGCAACAGCGGGAAGCGGTGGCGGCGCCCGATGGACCCATCATGGTCTTTGCGGGAGCGGGCAGCGGCAAAACGCGGGTGCTCACTTACCGCATCGCCTATTTGCTGTTGGCGCGACGGGTGCCCGCCCATCGGATTTTCGCCGTCACCTTCACCAACAAAGCCGCTGACGAAATCCGCCAACGCTTGGAAGGGCTGGTCGGGCATGCGGTGGAAGCGATGTGGTTGGGCACTTTCCATGCCGCTTGCGCGCGCATGTTGCGCCAACACGGGCTAACCGTCGGATTGCCCGCCAACTTCATCATCTACGATGAAGACGACCAGCGCAACTTGCTCAAAGCCATCGCCCGCGACTTGAACCTTGACACTGACCGCTATCCCGTTTCCGCCATTCACGCCGCCATCAGCGACGCCAAGACCGCAATGGTCACGCCAGAGGAACTGGCAGAAATCGCCGAGACGCCTTTTCAGGAAGTCGTTGCCCGCGTCTATCGGCGCTACCAGGACGCATTGCGCCAAGCCAAAGCCGTTGATTTTGACGATTTGCTGTGGCTGGCGCTGAAAATGCTGCAGGGACATCCGTCCGTCGCCGACTACTACCAGACACGCTTTTTGCATGTGCTCGTGGACGAGTATCAGGATGTCAACCGCATCCAACACGAATTGACACTGTTGTTGGCTGCTAAGCACCGCAACCTGTTCGTCATCGGCGACGACGATCAAAACATCTTCTCGTGGCGGGGCTCGGATGTGCGGTTGATGTTGGAGTTGCCCAAGCGGTTTCCCGACTTGCGCGTCTTTACGCTGGAACGCAACTATCGTTCCACGCAACTCATCTTGGACACGGCATGGCATGTCATTCGGCGCAACAGGTATCGGCACGAAAAACGCCTGCGCGCTGTGCGCGCCGGCGGTGAGCCTGTCATCCTGTTCCGCGCGCAAGACGACCACGAGGAAGCGGCGTTCGTCGCCAGCGTCGTGACCGGATGGGTGCGGGAGGGCAAATATCGCTACGGCGATTTTGCGGTCATCTACCGCGTCAACGCCCAATCGCGCCCGTTTGAGGAAACCTTCATCCGCTGGGGTATTCCCTACCGTGTCGTCGGGGCGTTGCGGTTCTACGAACGCAGGGAAATCAAGGACATCATCGCCTACCTGCGATTGATCGTCAACCCTGCGGATGAAGTGAGTTTGCAACGGGTCATTAACTTGCCGCCACGCGGCATCGGTGAGCGCACGGTGGAGCGGTTGCGCGCCTTTGCCGCGCAAACGCGAACGCCTGTCTTAGAGGTCGTTTGGAGCGGTGAAGCGTTGGCTCAATTGGACGCGCGGGCACGAACGGCAGTGAAGGCATTTGGCGATCTGCTGCGAACGCTACAGACGCAGGCGCAAACACTGACGCTGCCGCAGTTGATTGAGCATATCGTCAACGCCATCGGTTACGCCGATTACATCGCCAAGACCGAAGACCGTTTGAGGGGGCAAGAGCGGATGGAAAACCTTGCCCAGTTGGTCGCAGCGGCGGAGCGCCAATTTGGCGCTGGACCTGCGGCGCAAACGCTGCCGCTCTTTTTGGAACAACTGGCGCTGCTGTCGCCGCAGGACGAAACCGATTGGCATAGCGAGTCCGTCACGCTCATCACAGCGCACAGCGCCAAAGGGCTGGAGTTTCCCGTCGTGTTCATCGTCGGGCTGGAAGAGGGTTTGTTCCCGCACGCCCGCAGTGTGGACGATGCGTGGCAACTGGAAGAGGAGCGGCGGCTGTTTTACGTCGCTTTGACGAGGGCGAAAGACTACGCGTTTTTGACCTACGCGCAACGGCGTGGGTGGCTGACAGGCAAGTGGGGTGAAACGCGTTACGCGCCGACCGACCCGTCCCGCTTTTGGGACGAACTGCCCCAAAGTTTGGTGGACGAGTGGCGGGGCGTTCCGACACCGCAAGGGTTTTTGCGCATGGAAGCGCCGACGCCGACCGGAATCCGTAGTGAGACGGATGTGCGCCAACTGGCGCGCGCTGTGGCGCAGCGCTCCGCAGCAGCCCCCTCAACGCCGGCGGTCATCGGCAACATCAGGAAGCGGCTGTCGCCTGACGAGGTGCGGGTCGGCATGCGGGTGCGCCACCAAAAATTTGGTGACGGCAAAATCGTCGCCCTTGACGACGACGGCATCGTCGTCGTGCAGTTTGATGACGCCACAGTGGGCAAGAAACGGTTGGCGTTAGCGTATGCGCCTTTAGAACCATTGCGCTGA
- the nreC gene encoding Oxygen regulatory protein NreC, whose amino-acid sequence MRRANNALSQPLDRIRVLIADDHAILRDGLKALLAAETDMEVVGEAATGKEALRLVRELKPHVVLMDISMPDMTGLEATEVIKKSYPEVKVIALTVHEHETYLRRMLQVGADGYVVKRAAADELVRAIRAVMRGGVYLQPELAQTVVKKRTEQSMPKLSEREWQVLRLLAMGYTNQQIAQRLFLSVKTVETYRSRIADKLGLKTRAELVKFALQHNLLAEEPDP is encoded by the coding sequence ATGCGCCGAGCCAACAACGCCCTGTCGCAACCGCTTGACCGCATTCGCGTGTTGATCGCCGACGACCACGCTATTTTGCGGGACGGGTTGAAAGCGTTGCTCGCAGCAGAAACCGACATGGAAGTCGTCGGCGAAGCGGCAACAGGCAAAGAGGCACTGCGGTTGGTGCGCGAACTAAAACCCCATGTCGTCTTGATGGACATCTCTATGCCCGACATGACAGGCTTAGAGGCAACAGAGGTCATCAAAAAGTCCTATCCAGAAGTAAAGGTCATTGCGTTGACGGTGCATGAGCACGAGACTTATTTGCGGCGGATGCTGCAGGTGGGAGCAGATGGCTATGTCGTCAAGCGGGCGGCAGCGGACGAATTGGTGCGCGCCATTCGGGCGGTCATGCGAGGCGGCGTTTACTTGCAGCCTGAACTCGCCCAAACCGTCGTCAAAAAGCGCACCGAACAGAGTATGCCCAAGTTGAGCGAGCGGGAATGGCAAGTGCTGCGCCTGCTGGCGATGGGTTACACCAACCAGCAAATTGCCCAGCGCCTCTTTCTGAGCGTCAAGACAGTGGAGACCTACCGGAGCCGCATCGCCGACAAACTGGGGTTGAAGACGCGAGCGGAGTTGGTCAAGTTCGCCTTGCAGCACAACCTGTTGGCAGAAGAACCTGACCCGTAA
- a CDS encoding Dissimilatory sulfite reductase, translating to MQRQWLVASLAGAAVTMAATLLALYGCGGGGGPLRPPTPATPPSPSAEFVALLPEGQRNATFVGTERCASCHQNFHNKWAQSRHAQVNVGCERCHGPGSEHVKAPSKNNILTYPNITRSVVCGQCHGPQFDEFRRSAHAEMVGELADANFVSANPRLYVAVCYRCHSAPFRMELVDEPLSEGVSPDQIDAQIAALSNDQLLAYLPVSHETATCATCHTAHSVKPRYARFNTDTAPVAPGTPPKLHTTFNHTCATCHNGRGANPSDQALQTGTARPNMHESNQFNMLMGIGGVESDAGGQDPSLPMSMRRMAHAEAPEQCVHCHMPDYRHTFTVSYDKGCAPCHTPADAAARAGAVKDEIQLALFALRTRLRSWAQQTFGDPDLWDYTALIAELGKTAPPQGQVPIQVKRARHNYYFILRDASFGVHNASYTRHLLTIANRQLDTIGVPRIAPQVVSRLSRRDIQAVLRSDLQRLRQAMRWTQ from the coding sequence ATGCAAAGGCAATGGCTCGTCGCTTCACTTGCGGGAGCAGCGGTGACAATGGCGGCGACTCTCCTCGCCCTTTACGGCTGCGGCGGTGGCGGTGGACCGTTGCGCCCACCCACACCGGCAACGCCTCCGTCTCCCTCGGCAGAGTTCGTCGCTCTTTTGCCCGAAGGGCAGCGGAACGCCACCTTCGTCGGCACCGAGCGGTGCGCTAGCTGCCATCAAAATTTCCACAACAAATGGGCGCAGAGCCGTCACGCCCAAGTCAATGTCGGTTGCGAACGGTGTCACGGTCCTGGCAGCGAGCATGTCAAAGCGCCCAGCAAAAACAACATCCTGACCTACCCCAATATCACCCGTTCGGTCGTTTGTGGGCAATGTCACGGTCCGCAATTTGACGAGTTTCGTCGATCCGCTCATGCGGAAATGGTGGGTGAACTGGCGGACGCCAATTTCGTCAGTGCCAACCCCCGCCTTTATGTCGCCGTTTGCTACCGTTGCCACAGTGCTCCGTTCCGTATGGAGTTGGTAGACGAACCGCTTTCGGAAGGTGTTTCGCCTGACCAGATTGACGCCCAAATTGCTGCCCTCTCCAATGACCAATTGCTCGCCTATCTCCCTGTCAGCCACGAGACAGCGACTTGCGCGACCTGCCACACGGCTCACTCTGTCAAGCCCCGCTATGCGCGGTTCAACACTGACACTGCGCCGGTTGCGCCGGGCACACCGCCGAAGTTGCACACGACCTTTAACCACACCTGTGCCACCTGCCACAACGGGCGCGGGGCGAACCCATCCGACCAAGCGTTGCAAACGGGGACCGCTCGCCCTAACATGCACGAGAGCAACCAGTTCAACATGCTGATGGGTATCGGTGGCGTGGAGAGCGATGCCGGAGGGCAAGACCCCAGTTTGCCGATGTCTATGCGCCGCATGGCTCATGCCGAGGCGCCCGAGCAATGCGTCCATTGCCACATGCCCGACTACCGTCACACCTTCACCGTCAGTTACGATAAAGGTTGCGCCCCGTGCCACACGCCCGCTGACGCGGCAGCGCGAGCGGGTGCAGTGAAGGACGAAATCCAGTTGGCCCTTTTTGCCTTGCGGACGCGGTTGCGGAGTTGGGCGCAGCAAACCTTCGGCGACCCTGACTTGTGGGACTACACAGCCCTCATCGCCGAACTGGGTAAAACAGCACCGCCTCAGGGGCAGGTGCCGATTCAGGTCAAGCGAGCACGCCACAACTACTACTTTATTTTGCGCGATGCCAGTTTCGGTGTCCACAACGCCTCTTACACCCGCCACCTCCTTACCATCGCCAACCGACAACTGGATACCATCGGTGTGCCCCGCATAGCGCCTCAGGTCGTGAGCCGCCTGTCGCGTCGGGACATCCAAGCCGTACTGCGGTCGGACTTGCAACGCTTGCGGCAGGCGATGCGGTGGACCCAATGA
- the rhaB gene encoding L-Rhamnulokinase — translation MAQVVLVAVDLGAESGRVLAGKLSDGRFELEEIYRFPNGPVRIGEHIYWDVLRLWTDIKNGLAAAVQKFGEQVVSIGVDTWGVDFALLDANDELVGNPYHYRDKRTEGMMELAFERVGREVIYRRTGIQFMRLNTLYQLLAMVVQKAPQLRIARTLLMMPDLFHFWLSGEKVNEFTDATTTQFYDPRKGAWAKYLLRKLGIPTRLLRCPVVPAGTVLGDLRPAVADEVRATHAIKVVAPASHDTASAVAATPLSDEQAAYISSGTWSLVGTEVRQPVITDKSLRFNFTNEGGVYGTFRLLRNVTGMWLIAECRRMWAREGHAFTYEQLTQMAAEAQPFKCFVDPDDPRFLAPENMLDAVRRFCRDTQQPEPETVGEFVRCCLEGLALKYRWVLERLEELMGKRVSTVHIVGGGARNWLLNQFTADATGKVVVAGPVEATATGNALVQAIALGYLGSHAELRAVVRNSFDLRTFEPRPDERWQHAYERFCQWLQQC, via the coding sequence ATGGCACAAGTCGTGTTGGTCGCCGTTGATTTGGGGGCGGAAAGCGGGCGCGTGTTGGCTGGTAAATTGAGCGACGGTCGGTTTGAACTGGAAGAAATCTATCGTTTCCCCAACGGTCCCGTCCGCATCGGCGAGCACATCTACTGGGATGTGTTACGGCTGTGGACGGACATCAAAAACGGGCTGGCGGCGGCAGTGCAGAAGTTCGGTGAGCAAGTCGTCTCCATCGGGGTGGACACTTGGGGTGTGGATTTTGCGCTGCTGGATGCCAACGATGAACTGGTCGGTAACCCTTACCATTACCGCGACAAGCGCACGGAAGGAATGATGGAACTGGCTTTTGAGCGGGTCGGGCGCGAGGTGATTTACCGGCGCACGGGCATCCAATTCATGCGGTTGAACACGCTCTATCAACTGCTGGCAATGGTCGTGCAAAAGGCGCCCCAGTTGCGCATCGCCCGCACCTTGTTAATGATGCCCGACCTGTTCCACTTTTGGCTCAGCGGCGAAAAGGTTAACGAGTTCACCGACGCGACGACGACACAGTTTTACGACCCGCGTAAGGGCGCTTGGGCAAAATATTTGCTGCGCAAATTGGGGATTCCGACGCGCCTGCTGCGGTGCCCGGTTGTCCCAGCGGGAACAGTGTTGGGCGATTTGCGCCCTGCAGTCGCCGATGAGGTGCGAGCGACCCACGCCATCAAAGTCGTCGCGCCCGCATCGCACGACACCGCATCCGCTGTCGCTGCGACACCGTTGAGCGACGAACAAGCGGCTTACATCAGTTCGGGCACTTGGTCGTTGGTTGGGACGGAGGTGCGCCAACCTGTCATCACGGACAAATCGCTGAGGTTCAATTTCACCAACGAAGGCGGCGTTTACGGGACTTTTCGGTTGCTGCGGAATGTAACGGGCATGTGGTTGATCGCTGAGTGCCGCAGGATGTGGGCGCGAGAGGGACACGCGTTCACCTACGAGCAACTGACCCAGATGGCAGCGGAAGCGCAGCCCTTCAAATGCTTCGTTGACCCAGACGATCCGCGTTTCCTTGCGCCTGAAAACATGCTAGACGCCGTCCGCCGTTTTTGCCGCGACACGCAGCAACCTGAACCTGAAACGGTCGGCGAATTTGTGCGGTGCTGTCTGGAAGGGTTAGCGCTCAAATATCGCTGGGTCCTTGAACGCTTAGAGGAGTTGATGGGCAAAAGGGTCAGCACGGTGCACATCGTCGGGGGCGGGGCGCGCAATTGGCTGCTCAATCAGTTCACGGCGGACGCAACGGGTAAAGTCGTGGTCGCAGGTCCCGTGGAAGCGACAGCGACGGGCAACGCGCTGGTGCAGGCGATTGCGTTGGGCTATCTCGGTTCGCACGCCGAGTTGCGGGCGGTCGTGCGCAACTCGTTCGATTTGCGCACCTTTGAACCGCGTCCCGATGAACGCTGGCAACACGCCTACGAACGGTTTTGCCAGTGGCTGCAGCAGTGCTGA